Within Porites lutea chromosome 2, jaPorLute2.1, whole genome shotgun sequence, the genomic segment ccccttggaaataaaacgttttaatttgtttcaggaatttccacattatgatgcaaatacaatacacgaataggtctatttgttttccatgCCTAATCTACtttgatcgaacatgattgctatttttaggtgtacaaataagactattaactcgatgtaaaatttgtttcactctctGACtgccaaattatttttctctaaaatcactcagccGTTTCCTTAAAAGTCACTTGAATGtaccctgatctgtggattacaagtttattgtttgatttaaattatgaagtTATTAaagggagcttcgcttttagccctggctaaatctatatattattgatTTCGTAACCATACCACTTGATCGAAGACTCTTAGACTGAACGATGAATGTTAAATGAGGTCTACGTTAAAGAGGGCAACACTGGCGCAGGAATGGGAGCCCGTTTGTTGTTTGTCAGTTTCACTATTGCCCCAAAATTTATGATAGAAAAATATTCACGTTTTACTCTGTGGAAGTGTGGCCAAAACAAAACGCAAGGTGCACCTTTGAGATTCCCTCCCCTACCCTACTGAGGTTTTGTACCCCTACCCTCAGCGTCTGCACGGACGGTCTCTCAGCTGTACGCTAACGTGATAACCatattttctcggataattccTTCCCAATTTCTCTAGCTATGAGGATCCGCTGCGCGCGCTATAATTATCTACCCTTAAAGCAACTAGCGTTGAATAGTAAAGGTGCTGGAGCTCACACGGAAAGTTTTTGGAATAATATGCATCCAAATTCCGATGGTTTCTGGATCCATGTGGTGTCCAAGAGGAAAAACTTCAGGTTGATCAAAAGCCTCGCTTAGTACATATGATTTCCCTTTGCGGTACGGACCAGCGATCGACACTACACAAATGGGTCCTAAAAAACAAGCGAAcatacaactgaaaacaaaagtggttaattgaaaatttttttattgagaaaacagccaacatctCGCGACGCCGCCACTGGTTTCACAGCGAAGAGAcgagaaaatttgcttcaacaaatcggaagcactacccagatctgcgtAATGACGAGTCATCCGTGGAATTTCAGGCGTCGATGAgttcgtggggaaaccagtgatggcgtcgcgaaatgttggctTTTTTCTCAAACTAAACGAATAGACgattttaaaataacataaaagaaagaaaggataCAGTGATTCGTATAAATTAAGAACTagtgtattttgttttgttttgatcgcTAAAAATGCTACCCCTCTATAATCCCACCAGTCCTTGGTTGCTCAAGTAAAGAGTGTCCCCTCTTTCATAGGTAACGTAAACTAATCAGATATGCAGCATGGTATGCATACAAAATAGAGCATGATTTTATGGCTGGTTTTcttaaataaaatgttttaaattgtATATTAGTTAGGCCTCTCATATTATACTTAAAATAAGGTTCTCCTGAGAACAATGTCTGGCTGATAACTCACTAAGCCTCCTGATATACACCTATTGCAATATAATGGAGACCATTTGTGGAAAGGCATCCAAGAGAGCTTCCAAGTCAAATAGCTCCTAAAATTCTTACGCATGAACGAGctgaaacatttcatttttaaaatctcatggtaaaaaattagaagcctcttcttttaacaacattaaatGAACAGGGAGTTTACCGCCTGATTAAGCTGCGTTTTTGCATGGGCCAGAATGCTCcatttcaataaagcaaatcaacgctattcctttttttattcagtttttaaaaaaattggctcaaaaatagataaacaTTGTTGTTCAACAAACgccttgaatttgattttttttaactccatcCAAAATCAATTCCCACGTGCACGAGCCAAGCAAACTCGTTGAATCAAAATCACtgtcttaaattaaaaagcctaggattcagtgttttgaaatacagtcgactcccgatgaCTGGAACCtccaagggaaatcgaaaaaatgttcgagttatcgggagttcgaagaaaatagccgagagtaaggtaaaagacagtttttactgcacagtggaCATGCaaatttaattgtagaaatgtcaagtgaaaattaaaagatactttttaGATTATATATCAAAACGTaaagtaacaaaacatagcctaaaagctgcttcacgttagcctgtgacaatcaacatcagcctccactagtaaactatactcctactacacgtcaataggaaatccaaaattcattGTTTCGGACGCGACGCTAGTAGActgcttttttcccgactttttaagggctcaaaacatggttcgagttatcgagcgTAAATTTacatagaaaatgacctgaggggaaacgaaaattggttcgagttagcgggagttggagttatcgagggtaaattAAAATcgcagtgaatgtatgacggaaatccaggggaaatcgattttggttcgagttagcgcgaggttcgagttagcgagggttcgagttatcgggagtcgactgtacattgTCTTAACGTTCTGCTGACATAGCATAGAATCGTCAGCAGCGTTTGCTTTCTAGGTTTCTAGGCTCGTTGCGGGCACATAATttactagacttgctacaataaTACACCGCGGGttatgaaacatggatcatgcatcgtagcaaccttaattgaaatataATTAATTCACCTTTTTTaggttgttattgttttcttcttcctttttttttttttcgtctagTGAATTCGTTAATGGTAATACTTTAattatgagaataaaaattaacCTTTACTATTAAGCGGCATTCCCCTTCCGGTATTTTCTTTTGCGTTCATACTCTGAAGCTTtagaaaaaaatgcactttcTTTGATTGCGACACTATTTTTACTTTAAGTGGTCATCCGATCCACGCAAAGGTCTAGCCGTTGgaagggcaaaggcagtaccttcatttctcagttattctAAGACCCTGAGCATTGGTCTGGCCCTGGGAagcgaacccgcgacctcccgctttgcagtcaagcactctaccgactgagctaatcctacCGCGGTTAATCAACCCAACGCAAATAAACTTCCGATTACAGTGGGCCTTTCACCAAGGGTGAAATGAATAACGTTTACCTTTCACATTCCTCAGTTTCTGAAGAGCTTTATCCACGACATAGAGCGACGAACGTGGTTCCATTTTCTTGGTGTATTCACCTGTAACCGGATGCCATTGACAGTTGTTGGGCAAACAGAGAGGTATTGCCATGCTGTTGACTTCAAATTATGCAACTGTCCTCGTCAGGCTGGAAAAAGGAAGCAAGATGAAGAGTTAAGTTTCATGCTGTATAACCGGGTCAACAGGGTCTCAGTCCTGGTTTTTCACTGGCGGCGAAATTCTTCGGCTCAACCAACAGTTTATAGAGCaacaaaagacaataaaaagACTCACgatgaatgaaaatgaaattctaGACCTGTGGTGAGAATATAGCTTTCCTAAcagcctcggatacgtcacggaggtgaattgaccgagagggactgggaaaacgcttTGCATGGACTGGATTGTATAGCAGAAGGGGTTTCCCCTTCATTTTAAGCTTGAAACCGaaactgaaaaattattttctttgttcatCTTTTGAATGCTAATTCCGCTGCCGAATACGTCAGAATAGCgcataaaatattgtttatagTTGTGGAGAGTTCTAATTCAAGAATTTGAAGCTCAATCGCGTTTTCTTCGGGTTAACCTTGATAAAGGAGATCTTTAAATATATATTCTTCATTAGACAAGAAAGGGAATTAaatattcatatatttttttcagatttgcTGGTTAAAGTATCAATAACTGTACGTTTTCTTAATTGTTTCACCAGCTTCGCATTATAGTCTctgattttccattttttctgcgTTTTCTTATACATATACCTACCTTATATGTGCTACAGATCACTTGGTTCGCTCCGAAACGCGGGTATAAATTGAATAATCTATTTAGTAATTTTCAAACACTTGCAGTATGAGTATACGTGCAATGTTTGACATCGTTTgcgtactgtttaaaaaattataataccTTTACCTCAAATAAACCGGAAGGTCAAATCACTCCTTCTTTCTATGGTCGATAATGGACTACAAAGAAACCGAAATGCCACCGCTAAGCTTATATGTTAAagaatgtttgtatgttctctTTCCGAAGGGGAAAGCTATGCGTTCGATCGTGAGTAATCGACAATAATAGTTACCGGAAGCTAGAGGGACTTTCCCAACTCCTAGAAACTGAAAGAGACAAAAGCTCGGGGAACCTACACAGCTAGTATGACCGCTTACGAATTTGAATCAAAAGAAATTGCTGCTTTTCACGGTCAcgctattaaaaataaaaacctttCATAAGAAGTTAAATATGTAAATATCCAAGCTGAGATTCAGGCCAGTGCAatttttcatatgcgagatattcgggaAACGATGTACCCAAATTTGAGAGAAGTTTGTGTTGGTGTCTATCCGGATATGCACGAACATGAAGACCTGAGGCCTACCGAATCTCTCACTGAGTCGTGCTATTAAGGCTATTCATCGCTCAAGGAattcataaacattaaagtaataatttttctataaaaagaCTGTTCAGATGGCAAAATCTCACCAAGTATGTAACTACATGACAGCTAACCTATAtataacctacatgacagctcacTCGGCTGCCGTGGAAATGTCGGGTGACATAAAAGGTCAGAAATTCAACCTCACCGTATCTTTAGGCGAAGAGCCATTCGGTCGAAAATGGAAATTTGTATAACAAATTGTTTTACCACTTCATCATTTTGGTAAAACTCATGGGCATCGGCAATTATTTAGTTTCgaattttgatgacgtcacgaATGGGAATGTCCAAAAGGTTCATTGTTATCGTAATTTATTTACTATTATTACAAAAGTATTATATAATTTATATGTTATCATTCCCCCGTGAAGGTCACTGAGATCGAGGCTCTTATATACAGTGCGATTGAATCGTCTGAGTAGTGCCTTTCATAGGCTccgtcaagagccataatatggCTCTTGGCTCCGTGGGATTATTCGAAAACCCGCACATGTATTAGACATGTATTTTGTTTCTCAGATAAAATTTGACGGAAGCGAGGACGGTAAAGAGAAAGTCTGAAAGGTAGTGGATTTTAAGCGAAACAATAACTATGTACGCGCAAAGCCCAGTATCTAAGTTCCTTTGTCGCCACAATACGAAAAACAGCGGCCCTTCATTGGAAAATGGTTTTTTTTGTGATCTCCACTAATTTGATTTCAAAGATCAAGcacttactttaaaaaaaaagggttcgAGAAACATGGAAATGGCTTATTTAAGGCATTCGTTTGGTAATGCCTTCTGCGTTTTTCTATTCCAATCAGCCTTGTGAGAGCGCTAAGCACACGAATTTGTTAGTTATTGTATTGAGATGACGTTTGTGCGTTTTTAGCGACGGTGCCTGCGACATAAAGAGATAGCTCGTTACCAGTTTGAGATTTGCACAACAGAGAGAAACGACCAGGACAGACTTCGTCTATGTAAGTAATTTGACTTTATTTGAGCGTGATTAAATGGAAACACCATTCACTAACATGAGGTTTTAGTAAAAGCcaataaaacacaaaatatattttgtttacatgatgCTACAAATTTCGGCCACAGCAGTTACACCCGTAGCGACTGTTCCAGCAATTGGCGCAAGGGTGGGGGCAACTGCAGATACCACGGCGCCAACTGCGGGAGCGATGTGACCTACGAACTGAAGAACCTTTCGAAAGAAACCAGGTTTTTCAACCTCTTCCTGATCTTCGTACGTTTGCCGAATCTTCTCATCTCGTTTCCTTGCTGTTGTGGCGCGTGCTGTTAATCCTGTACCACCACAGCCGGTTTtgaccttttctttttccatgttttcacGAATGGCTCTCATCTCTTTATCATGCTTGTCATTTAACCTCTGAATTTCCGCTTCCCTGTCCTCTGCTTTCCTTTGCATGTCTTCGCGAAGTTTCCgcatttcctcttctttttcagCGGCTAAGTCGGAAAGCTGCTTGATCAATTTCGCATTTTCCTCGTTGCTTTTTTGTATTTCCCTTAAATTATCTTTCAGAGCTTCGTTTTCTTCAATGAAAATCTTTCTATCCTCCTGAGCTTGCTTCATATTTGCATCCATCATGTTCTCAATTTGCTCTTGTTGTGCAGTCCTttcacttttcatctgttcactgaatcttttcttttcttcatccAGGTTTTTTATCAATATCTCCATCTGTTGAATCAAATATTGACAGCTTAATTTGGAGCCATATCATACTGAATctataaagaaaacaagaagatTGACACAAGCAAAAACTAAAACGAGTCATATAAAAGAGCTAATCATATCACAAGTACCATGAAATTGAGAGCTGTGCATTCGATTCCGCACGCTAAGTTGGACGCACATGACAAACATGTAAAATTTTACAGCGCCGCCCGGAACAGGGTAACAGGTCGAAAGACACATGCATTTAATTGCTGAATGAAATTCAACACATGTGAAATGTGAGTTTAAACCAGAGCAAAGCACTTTGGAGACTCATTAAAACGCCTTTTGGGCTCCATGTGCCATTCTTTATTGTTACCTCTTTCTTTTGTTCGCGATTTTCCTGCTGCAATCGTGACTGCTGTTCCTGTGAAAGAAGACAAGACATCGTCAGCTAAAGTTTACTTACATCGTTTCACATCGAGTCTGGCTTACGgataaaaaataactaaactTACCCTAAAGTCATTTTACTGCTCGCAAAAGCTTCTTAATTCCAAACCACCACCCGACCCAGCACTATCAAATGCTTATAGAGTTTGAAATGCAGTCGTTGTATTCCTTTTTTGCAGAATTTCATGCCTTTTGTAAAGATTATATCCCTTTAAGTTCCATTATCTTCGGATCTTACCACAGCTTTAGGTTTTAAATCGGATATAACCCTAACCCATGGACACATTGGAATACGACATTCAGTATAACAATCAAAACGAGCCTTACAGTGATCAGCCATCTAGATTAGTCTCACTAATTAATTGTGACGcatttttacattaattttctaGCCTTCTTACTTGTAGTCTTTTCCTCTCCTGCTCTTGATAAGCTTTTGCAGTCAACTCACGAGCAAGATTTTCGTCAAAGTCCTTAAGCTGTTTTAGCAATCCAAGATACTGCTGTTTTTCTTGAATCAGTTCCTTGAAAACATAAAGATAACTTTACAATAAGATTGAAAACCACTGACTTCCTCTAAGATGCCCGCTCTTAATATACATTAAAAACTAAGTATTATAACTTAGCGAATTATCCAGTCAAACCGTAAATACTGgacgttccttttttttcatattacaaGAATGAcaagaaattgattttaaaattccAGTACAAAAGTGTAatctaaaaacaagaaaaatgctgatgatgattatgataataataataataataatacgttCCTAGAAAGGGACATAGGACAGCAACATGAGAGAAGGCTTTCTTACTCGATGGTACTCGAAGAAAACTGCAGCGATAACATCTTCAGCGCCTTTTGCCAACTTTCCATAGTCATCTTTAATTTTATCGTACGCGTTAATCATGTCCTCGAAAGAAACTTTGGCTCCTTCCCGCCCTTGGAGTTTCTTCAGAACAGGATCCAAGTGAAGCTTCTTAAGTCGAAAAAGGAGTTCCTTGcaggattcttttgttcttgctTCATTTTCGTAGTGCCAGGAGAGTAATCTCTCGTCCATGGATTCCTGGTGTTAAATTGTGAATAAATAGATTACATTTTTTTCGCGAACTTTTGTGGGCAGGTTGGTTTGTCAAGAGCTGATGGGATATATAACATGTCTTTGACGCTGCCAAAATATTGATACAGAAGTCTGTGCAGTTTATCGAAATTCAACATCAACAATTGCGCTTATTACAGCTGAGATTTATTTGGCGCTAACCTTCATTCAAATCTGAGCATTTAAAGAAATCCAAGCTCGCGGCCAACCATATTGGTCAACATCGAAGACTCCCTGGATCGCGATATATAACAAGGAAATTTAGAGTCGGAAGCAAACTCCGTGCGCGAGGAATGAGAGGCAGTCCGTAATTTAGCTGCATGTAATAGATATATATAATTCATCATACTGTATTTTAAGGCAATACGCTagttgcatgatggcgtcatttcaCTATTATAACCAGAATCCTCTTCACTTTTCCTTTCATACTTTCATTTAGTAATCCCAGCgaggtataaataacaaaagccctaattccGACAAGAACGGAAAACCCTGACGGCTTTACGATCTGGTAGCTAGTAAATATACATTTTCGTGCAAATTTCCCAATGTCGACGCACCTTGAGTTCCCGCCTTTTCATTTCCACTGTGTTAGAAGATATGCTCACGATGTCGGCCATAAATTGATCCTCACTCTCTTGAAATGCGACGTCGTGGCACATACGAATCCTGGTACTATCACAAGGCAGTTCGCCCGAGAGCTGTGCCTTCAGGAGTGCGTCGTACGTTGCCACAGCGTTTTTAATTGCATCAGAACACTTTGTTTCAACAAACTGGTCCCAGGCTCTCTGCACATTGGGAATAGCTCCAGGGGTGTTTATGGCCTTGACATAGTAATTAACCAAGGCAGCGAGACCTATAATGAAACCTTATAGAGTTCATCATGTTTACCGCAAATGGCTAAACGCAGAGATGACCACACAACTGTATTCTTAACCTTTTGCCATCTAATTTCAATTTTCGCCAACTTTGGCGATCTTTTGCAATATTCACCATTTAAACCAAATTCGCCATTTCCCATTCCATTTGCGCAAACGTTTGGTGAATTTTCGCCAATCTCCACTTTAGCCAAGTTCtctatttttgccattttcgtcGAAATCACCATTTTCCAAGAGGCCGCTTTTGCCATCTAATTTAAATTCTCACCAGGCCGTCAGCAAATCTTTgcaaaattcgccattttccGGTCAAAATCGCCACTTCCCAAGGCGCACCTTTGgttatctcatttgaattttagcTACCCTATGCCAAATTCGCCATTGCCCAATTCTGCTACTTTCATTAAAATCGCCACTTTACATGGGACCCCCTTTTTCCATCTCTTTTAATTCATGACAAACCTTTGGCAAATCTTTGCCATACTCACCATTTGCTCCAAATTCTCTATTATCCTCATAATCGACATTTACCCAGAGGCGTCTTTTGCCATCTTATTAGAATTTTCCACAACCTTTGGCTAAATTCGCCTTTTTgttaaaatggccatttttaatcAAAGTTGCTGTTGGCAAATCTTTGCGAACATTTTTCGGTCAAAATCAACACTTCCCAAAGGGCCCATGATACCatctaatttaaattttcgtCAACCTCTGGCGAATCTTCACTAAATTCGCTATTTCCTTTAAAATCGCCACTTTCAACGGGTCCCTTTCGCCATCTATTTGTGTGAATTCTCCCTTTTGGCCAAGTTTGCCGTTTTCCTCGAAAATTTTCACTTAGTGGGGTCTCTTATGCTATCTCTTTGAATTTTCGCATAATTCGCTATCTTgtcaaaatagccattttttaTGGGGCGCCTTTGCAATCTCATTTACCTTCGGCGATTTGTTCTCAATCGCCGTTTTCCTTGTCGCGAGCATTTTTGGAAATATCGccaacttcactttcaattgaTTTCTAATAACGTTACCTTCTCCTGTGACATATTCCCCATGATTGTAACTGTGTTTAGGAGCCAAGTTTTTTCTGATTAAGGGCTTAAACTTGTCTAAAGCGCTCCAGAATAAAGGGTTCACCCGATCTTTCTCCTCTGTTAGTCTTTTCATCAACTCGCTATCAACTGTGGGAGGTGGCAGCATGAACGCATCAAATCCAGGAAACAAACGCAATATGCTTTCTGAGACTTGTTTGCTTCTATCACCAGGGAAGGAGGATGTCTGCTCTTGGAAGACCTAGTACAGAAAGGGAAGGATAAATCAACGATACATCTAAAGGCATAAAATGAGGCTATCAAGGAATATTTTCGTAAAAAAGAGTCAATTATATGCTTCTTTGAGGCAAGAAGCTTTTATACGCTCAGTAAGTAACTAAAGATTCCAGGGTTATTTCCTCTTCGACAACTCGAGTGATTCGATcacttttaaccttttttttagattttaatgCCACAAACAGTCTTGCTTGATCTTATACACAACTGTAATACTTACAGTTATCTATACATGTAACTACCTTTccttgtaagtatttttttgtttaccttttttaaGAAATAGTCTCTTATGTCCTTGCAGTCGGTAGGAATGGATTTCGTCACATCTCTTAGTAACCAGATGAAGTATGGGAATGTCTTGTGAAAGAATTCGGTGTCCTTCACTTTAGAATCTTTACCAGAATTTGATCGAATGAGAATTCTCTGAGCAAGTTTAACAATAAAGCTTTGCATTGTCAAGGATGTGCAGGAAAAtccttctttttgtttttgtttttgttttttttttgttcatttatttttattggtgCAGGCGTGGCCCATAGTTAGTATTTCTCACGACTCGTAATCTGGTTCATGCTAATAAATCATAAATTGCCAACCTGTCCGTCTCTTGCGTAAAGAATTTTTACCCTGTTACGTTTCATTCAGATTAGTACTATTATTATGATTACAATTACCATTGCGATGACGATTACGGCAATGGTAACCATTACGATTATATTATAATGATCATTATGATTATAATTACCATTAtttgattataaaaaaaacGCGATACGATATTACTTGAAATCATTTTAAGGAGCTTCAAAAACATTACGACGTTTCGACTTTCTAGACCGTTACTATcaagtgaaaagaaaatattGTATACATATTCTATAAATACAAGCTCATTAAAAGTAAAAGTGACGTATTTATATAGCACTGATAAAGAATATGCAGTGACTTATAATAACTTGTTTAAGTCGATTGTactttaacaataaaaaagaacatGGTTCTTCATAGTTATCTATCTTGCTCGCTTTGTTATTTGTTATAAGGATACTCCAGTCCTTCTACATCGTGTCTTGTGGGTACTCCTTGAGAATTGTATATTAGCACAGAAGCCAATAGAACAGTTAAGGTAAAAATCTGGTGATCATCCAAACCTTTACCATCTGACGCGTCAATTCCTTCAGAGTCCAGTAAAACCACTGTAAACTCCTGGCCATTTGAATTCTGAGTTTAACAGTACAACACAAATcaacaatttatttattatttattacagattcactccactacattacaagcaaataatgaaatgaaataagctaacactactataagaaaaaaagagttgTGGAGCAGGAGACAACCAAGGGCGCCAATGCGCCATACTAGGGATGTCCccaataat encodes:
- the LOC140928848 gene encoding guanylate-binding protein 7-like: MNEESWRQRFQQEDEGEALAKVLECCALEAQKDNSCSRQDTSSSQPLDENTGIKNEDDEQLARAIQLSLSQTHAGEEGRIEFVQLQRNANGTGILTQGERKMAIPLCLPNNWEWNPITRKCIKKGDRRSSLYVVEDAVVQLRQIKGPVCVVSIAGTYRKGKSFVLSQAFDQPGVFPLGHFMEAETMGIWLWVVPGKYKNSNGQEFTVVLLDSEGIDASDGKGLDDHQIFTLTVLLASVLIYNSQGVPTRHDVEGLDFIVKLAQRILIRSNSGKDSKVKDTEFFHKTFPYFIWLLRDVTKSIPTDCKDIRDYFLKKVFQEQTSSFPGDRSKQVSESILRLFPGFDAFMLPPPTVDSELMKRLTEEKDRVNPLFWSALDKFKPLIRKNLAPKHSYNHGEYVTGEGLAALVNYYVKAINTPGAIPNVQRAWDQFVETKCSDAIKNAVATYDALLKAQLSGELPCDSTRIRMCHDVAFQESEDQFMADIVSISSNTVEMKRRELKESMDERLLSWHYENEARTKESCKELLFRLKKLHLDPVLKKLQGREGAKVSFEDMINAYDKIKDDYGKLAKGAEDVIAAVFFEYHRELIQEKQQYLGLLKQLKDFDENLARELTAKAYQEQERKRLQEQQSRLQQENREQKKEMEILIKNLDEEKKRFSEQMKSERTAQQEQIENMMDANMKQAQEDRKIFIEENEALKDNLREIQKSNEENAKLIKQLSDLAAEKEEEMRKLREDMQRKAEDREAEIQRLNDKHDKEMRAIRENMEKEKVKTGCGGTGLTARATTARKRDEKIRQTYEDQEEVEKPGFFRKVLQFVGHIAPAVGAVVSAVAPTLAPIAGTVATGVTAVAEICSIM